Genomic segment of Porites lutea chromosome 13, jaPorLute2.1, whole genome shotgun sequence:
TTTGTACTTACACATCACTTTTCTCTGAGTACTCCCTCGAAAACAATGATTCTATCGACATCCACTTCATTGGCAAAACACAACTGTTTGTCTGCACATATAACTCACTCTTGGAAATATCTCGAGCCAGGCCAAAGTCAGCGATCTTCATGACGTAATCTTCTCCAACAAGAACGTTTCTGGCCGCCAAGTCTCGGTGAACACACTATATAAAAAagatatgttttcaaaaaaagaaatgcaaaatcaAGAACTCAGAAACAAGAaggagataataataataataataataataataataataataataacaataataataataattttttttttttagagaagaagaagaaattttattaacaacaatgctaactattaaaatcctatttacaattaattcgcttaaaaaaaaagaaaaaactattcattcaaaaacactatttacaattcctgtcgaattaaaaagcacttaatttagcttaaaaaaaattaatgtaacgaagaaaaattttttcgaattaaaaacatttcatttcaataataaaaaaaaactgtcaacctctaaaattcaaaagtttctttcaactgctaaaaacaaaaaaatagtaataataataatgaaataaaaagatatacataaagtaaggaaacacatcaatagtccgatttaatggctccttcaacaacttcgatgtcgatatcaacattcttaatgtcacatagcactcttcttgtcctagagcctcgaagacaaaccaacgcagatctcaagagtgcgaatgaggttctcgttctgatccatgagatagttttggcatactgctccccttttttgatggcaatcagctgtgctaaacggctatgatacttcaagcactcctttcccattccgccagttgtggtgaagaccaaaggtgtaaatgttccatgctcgatgtccaggactctctctgagtagagacgctttttctcgttctcatggatacgatagatttgttgtggctctaggtccctatacgatgcagcattagggtgacagaccctcacatcgaagaatgctgatcgatgtcgctcccagaaaccacgcgcgtggatatctaacctcgcatcctgagctttgttagatcctctgtttaaatgttcgccggagatgtcttgaagtactggttcgatctcgacatcgctacacaccatactcagaaattcagcttcgagatctcttagctcgttgtggcgttgagtaataaaacctcctagtttgcaaatcatagagtgatcaaccgtaaaggcttccccacaggcacatgtggaggggatatcttccactggccagtcgtagcgtagtttcacagcatcatggaattcccttttattcaggttaaagcccaaatcctggaggggaagcactgtaagccatgctgatgatcccttttctgtcgccagatctaatgctcgctgagtctttcttggtgccatctccttaatacgctctgccctgtgttcgagttcctttgatctttcacttcttacttcctgttgtgctagttttgtgagggaatcttcaggtaactgatgtgactgagatacaatttgttcaacaaggggctttgttactttgacagacgaagcatattcgcgccttgcttcaagggacgggtttcccaggcccaggccacccaggcgaactggcagcgctagaacattcctatccagctgattacacttgcgctcagtaatcgcaggaattagcatatgggatattgcatcttctaatggttctaacagatcttgaatgtccggcaaagttcttaaaaagtacgtccaccgatgtttcaagccaaaggtgtaggctgcgtagcacgcttgtggttgagatagagcaaattcggctaacttagcaatgtcattgatccaattggtcaccttttcgctgacatattcctctaaatactcccttgatcctattgccgccccaaggtgtttctgcccttgtactgttacgttaatggaagtgtccttgaaagcttccctgacactttcttcctttgctggttttgcgatgatccagcatttcctgtcgttcggaaaataaccaaaatccggACCAAGGGTGCTAAGGGCATCCCACCACGTCCTAATTTCCATAATGGAGCCAGCTCCACTAGCATCATCTGCAAACCAACATTGCTTGACACTGGACGCTGCTTGTAGACTCGTAATTAAAGGCTGGATGCTTAAGGCATATAGACCCATAGCAAGCGGATCGCCCtgtgttgttccttctgctGACACGATCTCTTTCCCACCAATGACAAATAGCCGAGCAGGCTGTCTGTAGGTATTAATAGCGTAAATTGCTATTATAGGACACAGAATCCGGATGTTGTGCAGTGCAGCTGCTCTGTTGAGTGCGTTGAATGCATTAGAGGCGTCGATGAGAAGTACGGCATCAGTGTCATCTGATTCAAATATAGTATGCATAGCGTGTATTGCAGCCTCGCTTCCGGACTTTTGTCCAGCACACAGCTGGAGTGAGCCGCTGGCATCGACAACATCCTTCTTAACAACACTCATTACACACTTTCCACAAATTCTCCTTAAAACTTCTCCGACTCCTATTGGTCTAACAGCACCTTCGCCTTTATCCAGTGGAATCAGACGGTTAGCTACCAGGGGCTCTATGGTCATAGGATCAATGTATTGTGTACAGAGAGTCCTCGTCATTGTGGCTATTGCCTCACACAGCCTTGTTGATGACTGTTTAAAGGACTTGCAAGCAAGGATTCTTCTGAAGCCATTCGCGTCAACCCCAGACGGGCCTCCTGCTCCTTTTGTTCTCAAGGCAGCTTGCCTGACCATCTCTCCGTTAATCTCTGTATACACGGATTCCGGATACTGATCATCAATTGGCCCGAAAAGTAGtgaacctaatttggctgattGTGGATTGGgatgtttctgttttaactGCGACATGACCTCATCTGTTAAAGATAGCACACCACCACTAGTTGTTTCACTCAGGAAACGCAGCGCTGAGTTGATTTGACCTTCCAGTACAAGCTTAGCAAAAACCTTAGATTTATCGGGCGGTTCCGACGCCTTGAGTTTTCCGATACGACCTTGAATAATTCTACCTTCGCGTAATAACTTATTAATTTCACCTTGCCTCCAAAGTATTAGGCGCTTAGACAAGACATCTTGATGATCTTTTGCCTTAGACTTCGGGCTTGGCTTTTGGAGCCCTACAGCGAGGAGCACAAAAGCTGCTTTCAGGGATATGTGCTGATTGTCGGAACCACTATTCCAGTCATTAATATGCAAAGTCACTTGATCAATAAAATCTCTTCCTATTTTCCCATACGGtacaagaaaaacgttttttctccAGGTTGCGATCTCGTTGTAAGCATCTGTTATGACTGACGTCGATATAACAATTGCATTACCATCGCTTCGTTTCCCCCAGTTGATCATAGATGGCTTGTaaatggtattatactctggaaGGCATCCCGGGCTGTTTAAATGGTTTTCACTTTGCTCTTTCTGCTCTACGTCTCCTGGGATTTGAGGAGTACTAGCTATATGTAAATCTTGGTTTGATGAGGCTAACAGATTAGCATATTGTGATTCACTCCCTGTTTCTTCAAGAACAGAGAAATCTGTATTTatgggaaaagaagaaaaggtcGAAAAGCCTCTCGAGTTTGCTTCGATTTGAGCATCCGTAGACACGATTCTTTGAGCGAGAACTCTTGGATTTGCGTCCGTCTGTGTCTCCCACGATAGGTTTTCTGAGCTCTCTTCTAGCGTTTTCTCAAGTCTAGCTGCTTGATCTCGTAAGTTCTGGTTTGAGAGTCCGAGATCTCCATATCCTTTCGCATCCCAGAGCTCACTCATAATTCTGATATAGCCTTTTTTTCTCCCATTACCATCCAGCGGTGGTTGTTCCAATAGTGTCATAGCCACGGCCTCGCGTTTGCAGCTTAGAAGATCGGCGTTCATTTGTTCCGTCCATTTGCGTctaggttttaattttcttcggtCAGTCattcttataaataataatgctGGCGATAATCGGAAACTTTTGGCTATaaacaattccaaaaaaaagctggtttaaacattttaagaaattat
This window contains:
- the LOC140923742 gene encoding uncharacterized protein → MINWGKRSDGNAIVISTSVITDAYNEIATWRKNVFLVPYGKIGRDFIDQVTLHINDWNSGSDNQHISLKAAFVLLAVGLQKPSPKSKAKDHQDVLSKRLILWRQGEINKLLREGRIIQGRIGKLKASEPPDKSKVFAKLVLEGQINSALRFLSETTSGGVLSLTDEVMSQLKQKHPNPQSAKLGSLLFGPIDDQYPESVYTEINGEMVRQAALRTKGAGGPSGVDANGFRRILACKSFKQSSTRLCEAIATMTRTLCTQYIDPMTIEPLVANRLIPLDKGEGAVRPIGVGEVLRRICGKCVMSVVKKDVVDASGSLQLCAGQKSGSEAAIHAMHTIFESDDTDAVLLIDASNAFNALNRAAALHNIRILCPIIAIYAINTYRQPARLFVIGGKEIVSAEGTTQGDPLAMGLYALSIQPLITSLQAASSVKQCWFADDASGAGSIMEIRTWWDALSTLGPDFGYFPNDRKCWIIAKPAKEESVREAFKDTSINVTVQGQKHLGAAIGSREYLEEYVSEKVTNWINDIAKLAEFALSQPQACYAAYTFGLKHRWTYFLRTLPDIQDLLEPLEDAISHMLIPAITERKCNQLDRNVLALPVRLGGLGLGNPSLEARREYASSVKVTKPLVEQIVSQSHQLPEDSLTKLAQQEVRSERSKELEHRAERIKEMAPRKTQRALDLATEKGSSAWLTVLPLQDLGFNLNKREFHDAVKLRYDWPVEDIPSTCACGEAFTVDHSMICKLGGFITQRHNELRDLEAEFLSMVCSDVEIEPVLQDISGEHLNRGSNKAQDARLDIHARGFWERHRSAFFDVRVCHPNAASYRDLEPQQIYRIHENEKKRLYSERVLDIEHGTFTPLVFTTTGGMGKECLKYHSRLAQLIAIKKGEQYAKTISWIRTRTSFALLRSALVCLRGSRTRRVLCDIKNVDIDIEVVEGAIKSDY